From one Triticum urartu cultivar G1812 chromosome 3, Tu2.1, whole genome shotgun sequence genomic stretch:
- the LOC125544995 gene encoding uncharacterized protein LOC125544995: MSSSIPPPAFSSACLLRSSSMSPSIQIGPSPCAPRVPPSSRLGIAAPTLAPDAAIHSSLLLPLPFPQPPHPSLAPLATPGSGLGRRSGPARESSEGWCSGKCGQDLRGGRLVSRNNRSKEVVQARMLAGLAMEEGSLDGASRAGNSRWFRASCTTRSRSSVDHSSRIKELLVVLATRRMIKKDWGTPAKKVLGKTGGTKAWSSLFGANVRLVLIAGWPTAVCYWR, translated from the exons ATGTCGTCGTCGATCCCACCGCCGGCCTTCTCCTCTGCTTGCCTCCTCCGGTCCTCTTCCATGTCGCCGTCGATCCAGATCGGACCCTCTCCTTGCGCGCCCCGTGTTCCTCCTTCCAGCCGATTGGGCATAGCCGCACCAACCCTAGCCCCCGATGCAGCCATCcactcctccctcctcctccccctccccttCCCACAGCCGCCGCACCCGTCGCTTGCCCCCCTTGCGACGCCCGGGTCGGGGCTGGGAAGAAGGTCCGGGCCTGCGAGGGAAAGTAGCGAGGGTTGGTGCAGCGGCAAATGCGGGCAGGATTTGCGTGGAGGGAGGCTCGTCAGCCGGAACAACAGGAGCAAGGAGGTCGTGCAGGCGCGAATGCTGGCGGGGTTGGCCATGGAAGAAGGCTCGCTGGACGGAGCATCAAGAGCAGGGAATTCGAGGTGGTTCAG GGCGTCATGCACCACGAGGAGTAGATCGAGCGTGGACCATAGCAGCAGGATCAAGGAGCTGCTGGTGGTTCTGGCAACAAGGaggatgatcaagaaggattggggAACACCAGCAAAAAAAGTACTGGGGAAGACGGGCGGGACGAAGGCATGGAGCTCGTTGTTTGGCGCCAACGTGCGTTTGGTGTTGATTGCTGGCTGGCCGACTGCGGTGTGCTACTGGCGATGA